One window of Vidua chalybeata isolate OUT-0048 chromosome 14, bVidCha1 merged haplotype, whole genome shotgun sequence genomic DNA carries:
- the CHM gene encoding rab proteins geranylgeranyltransferase component A 1 isoform X3 produces the protein MADNLPTEFDVVVVGTGLPESIIAAACARSGQRVLHVDSRNYYGGNWASFSFSGLLSWIKENQQKTDLSDECEDWRKLILEDEEAIPLSSKDKTIQHVEDFCFGEIQLKVLKKLVHCQSCLCLEPLLPRGFLRGRRRRVQQPRGFRGDQRRAQQQRGFLQGWRTRIQQWRALQRSHRAQRQSRPRALRQPGQLQGTGQEQPLAVELLPARLQATPLRSRRRRKLRPPKMLPRNQRKSPIPKLLEKAEGLILI, from the exons ATGGCGGACAACCTGCCCACAGAGTTCGATGTGGTGGTGGTGGGCACCG GTTTGCCTGAGTCCATTATTGCAGCAGCGTGTGCCAGAAGTGGCCAGAGAGTTCTTCATGTGGATTC gagAAATTACTATGGTGGAAACTGGGCCAGCTTTAGTTTTTCAGGATTATTGTCCTGGATTAAAGAAAATCAG CAAAAGACAGATCTCAGTGATGAATGTGAGGACTGGAGAAAACTGATCCTTGAGGATGAAGAAGCAATTCCTCTTAGCAGCAAGGATAAAACTATTCAACATGTAGAAGATTTCTGTTTTGGCGA GATTCAGCTGAAGGTGTTGAAGAAGCTGGTGCACTGCCAAAGCTGCCTGTGTTTGGAGCCCCTGCTGCCCAGGGGGTTTCTCCGGGGCCGGAGAAGGAGAGTCCAGCAGCCAAGGGGATTCCGCGGGGATCAGAGGagagcccagcagcagagggggtTTCTCCAGGGTTGGAGAACGAGAATCCAGCAGTGGAGAGCCCTGCAGAGGAGCCACAGAGCCCAGAGGCAGAGCAGGCCCCGGGCTCtgaggcagccagggcagctgcaggggacggggcaggaacagcccctggcagtggagctgctcccagcacggcTGCAGGCGACTCCGCTCCGCAGCCGGCGAAGACGGAAGCTGCGCCCTCCGAAAATGCTGCCCAGGAACCAAAGAAAATCACCTATTCCCAAATTGTTAGAGAAGGCAGAAGGTTTAATATTGATTTAG